The genomic interval AGAAGCCGGTCGAATGCATGCGCCGCCCGATCCTGAACAACTCCAGCCCCGGGCAGGCGATCTATGAGCCCTTCATGGGCTCCGGCACGACACTGATCGCCGCCGAGACCACTGGTAGGGTCTGCTACGGGATCGAGTTGAACCCCGCCTATGTCGATGTCGCCATCGCCCGCTGGCAGAACCTGACCGGGCAATCGGCGGTGCTGGAAGGCACAGACAAGACCTTCGCCGACCTGACAACCTCCCGACGCTGAGACCATGAATGACCTGGCTTTACCTGCCCCCGGATACGCTTCCGGGGCCGATGACACCTGCCTCTTCGGGCTTTCCCTCTGTTCCGGCGCGGGCGGGATCGATCTCGGCCTCACCCTCGCCCTGCCCGGATATCGAACTGTGGGCCATGTCGAGCGGGAAACCTTCGCTGCGGCCACTCTCGTGGCGCGGATGGCGGACGCGGCCCTGGATCAGGCTGTTATCTGGGACGACATTGCCACTTTCGACGGCAAGCCTTGGCGCGGCGCGGTGGATATCGTTTCTGCGGGCTATCCGTGCCAGCCGTTCAGCGTGGCGGGAAAGCGCCGGGGTGCCGAGGATCCCCGCCATCTCTGGCCGCATGTTGCCCGGATCATCGGCGAGGCTGAGCCGCCCTTCGTCTTCCTCGAAAACGTCGCCCATCATCTCCGCCTCGGCTTCCCCGAAGTCGCAGGCGGACTGGTCGGCATGGGCTACAGGCTTGCGGCAGGATTGTTTACGGCGGCGGAAGTCGGCGCGCCCCATCGGCGCGAACGGCTCTTCATCCTCGCCATTCGGGAAGGCGACGAACTGGCCGACCCCGCGCGCCTGCTCCGGCACCCGCTCGAGTGGCGGGAACCGGACGGAACTTTTGCGCCTCTGGCCGACGCCAAGGGCCAGCGCCAACGAGAACCGGCAGACGAAACCGACGCCATCGCAGGTGGCGGGCAAGCACGGGATGAACCTCGCGACGACGGCCGCGCAATGGCCGACGCCGCTGGCGACGGATGGTGCGAAACCGAGCGCTGGCAGCCGCAAATCGGCGGACCTGACCCATGCGGCGGGCATGTGGATGACGCCGACAGCGCGGGATCACAAGGACGGGGCAACGACGCTGGCGAACACGCCGGTGAACGGCCTCCTTGGCCGCCAGGTCCTCACGACGCCGAGGGCTGGCAGCGATACCTCCGATCAGCGCCGGACGCTGAACCCGCTGTTCGTCGAGGCGCTGATGGGCTGGCCCACCGGGTGGACCGGCTCCGCCTCTGTGGCAATGGCGTGGTCCCCCTGGTTGCGGCGCATGCGCTCCGAACTCTGGCGCATCAGCTGCTGGAGGGCGGGTGAAATGGTGGGGCAAATGGCCGATGTCAGCCCATTGCCGATCCTCGCAGACTGCGGCTATGCTAGACGTATGGCTGAAAATCGAGACTATGATATCGCACTTTCATTCGCCGGCGAAGAACGTGATTACGTTGATCGAGTGGCAAATCTTCTGAAAGAGCGAGGTATAAAGGTATTTTATGACCTCTTTGAGGAGGCGGACCTCTGGGGCAAAGACCTCTATGTCCACCTTTCGGAGGTCTATCACCGGCGCGCCCAGTTCACTGTTATGTTCATCTCCAGAGCCTATGCTGATAAGCTTTGGACTAATCATGAGCGGAAATCGGCGCAGGCCCGCGCTTTCCAAGAAGCGCAGGAGTACATTCTACCTGCAAGGTTCGATGACACTGAAATACCCGGCGTCCTGCCTACTGTGGGTTACATCTCGCTGAGAAACCGCTCGCCTGAAGATTTTGTTTCTCTCGTGACAAAGAAGCTCGTTAGTTCGGGAGGATCGGTCCCCACTGAGCTAGTTCGTCGCGATTTCAGCACGCTAGCGCGCGCAGAAGCGTCAGCCGGAAGTAAGCTTTCAATCAGTGTCCGAGATGACGAAGGTACGCCAATAAAGGGCTGTAACTTGACGGTGCAGGCCAACAACGGCACCTCAATCGCCGCTAAAACCGGCGATGACGGTCTCGCCGTATTCGAGCTAAAGGTTCGCAGTGACCTGCCCCTGAACTTTCATCCAGCCGCGACCGGAGCCCGGTTAGTGTTTACGCCAATTGGCGCAGGTTGAGCAATCGCCCGACGCGCGGAGCTTTCATCTCGCGCAGCGGGGCGGGCGATTGCGGCGGTCAGGGTCCGCGCGTAGTCAGCCGGGGTCTGGTAGTCCAAGGCCGAGTGCGGGCGTTCGGTGTTGTAGTCGGCAGCCCAGGCGGCGATCACGATACGGGCATGGGCCAGGTTGCGGAACATGGTCTCGTTGAGCAGCTCGTCCCGCATCCGCCCGTTGAAACTTTCCACAAATCCGTTCTGCATCGGCTTGCCCGGGGCGATGTAATGCCACTCAATGTCGCGATCGGCGGCAAAGGTTAAGATCGCGTTACTGGTCAGTTCGGTGCCGTTGTCAGAGACGATCATCCCGGGCTTTCCGCGGCGTTCGATCAGGGCGGCCAGTTCTCGCGCCACGCGCCGCCCCGAGATTGAGGTGTCCGGGATCGCCGCCAAACATTCCCGGGTCACGTCATCGACGATGTTCAGCACCCGGAATCTTCGCCCGCAATCGAACTGGTCATGGACGAAATCCAGCGACCAGCGTGCATTGGGCCGCGCCTCGACCAGGATAGGGGCCCGTGTTCCGACCGCCTTGCGCCGCGCCTTCCGCTTGCGCACCGTCAGCCCTTCTTCGCGGTAGAGCCGATAGATCCGATTGATCCCCGAGGGCTCGCCCTCGCGGCGCAGCAATACGAACAAGCGCCGGTAACCGAACCGCCGGCGCTCGTTGGCCAAGTCCCGCAACCGACCGCGTAACGCCGTATCCGGCGCGCGTCGGGATCGATAGCGGATCATCGTTCGATCCGCGCCGACGATGTGACAGGCCCGCCGTTCCGAGAGGCCATGCTCGGCCCGAAGATACGCAACGGCTTCACGCTTCACGGCGGGCCCTACCACTTTTTTGCAACCAGGTCCTTCATCGCCGCCAGATCCAGCATCTGCTCGGCCAGCAGCTTCTTCAGCTTGGCGTTCTCATCCTCGAGCCCCTTCAGCCGCTTCGCCTCCGACACCGTCATGCCGCCAAACTTGGCCTTCCAGTTGTAGAAGGTGCCTTCCGACATGCCGTGCTTCCGGCACAGGTCAGCGCACTTCGCGCCTGCCTCATGCTCTGCCAGGATGCCGATGATCTGTTCGTCCGTGAATCTCGTTCGCTTCATTGTCCGTCCTCAAGTTGGGCCGGACTCTAATCGCATCTGGAGGAAAAATCCCGGGGCAGGTCAGCAGGCCTAGCACTCTACTAGCCTCTCACCCAAGTTTTCCGGCAGCAATGTATGAAAAAGTGGACACCGAGGGAGAGATGGAGATTACGTTGCCGCGAATGGACAATATTGGCTCAATCACTATCCGGTCGACTGGTTATATTCCCGACCTGGAAGGGCGCTTGAACCCAATCCTTGATCACTCGAATAGAACCTATCTCTACGCCGACAACATTGCCATCAACGGGGGAGAGGTCCAGCCGAGTGTTTTCAAGATCAATGTGCCTTTTGAACTTGAGGACGCCAACGGAACCGTTGTGTACGCCACAGTCAAGCACATTGCGGCTGACCTTTCGCTACTTCAGTACACTAGAAGGCCTAAGGTTTAGTTTTTCCTGAACGGCCGCTTTCTACCGCGTCGCCATTCGATGCCACTGGCAGGCTGGTCCTATCTGATTGCTGCGTCGACATTTCCGGCAAGAATATAAACCCGCCCGCGGCGCTCGACCCTTTCGGAGGTCACCGTCAGCCCCAGTTTCTTCTTCAGCGAGCCGGAAATGGCGCCCCTGATGCTATGGTGCTGCCATCCCGTCGCCTCGGCAATCTCCGCGATGGTCGCGCCCTCCGGCGTTTGCAGCATGGCGATCAGCTGGGCCTGTTTCGTGCCGGGGCGCTGGGCGGCGGCAATGGCCTCGGGTTTTGCGTCGCGCAATCCGGCCATGGTCCTCACCACCACCGGGTCGATACCGATGGCGTCCAGCCCGGCCTCGGTGGCGATCAGCGTGGTGCCGTGACCGTCGCCGGTCTCGCGCCAGAGCGGCTCGTTGCGCCGGAGATTGGCTTCGACCTCTTCGATCCAGCCGAGTTTGATCATCCGACCGATGGCCATGTTCGCCGCCGCGCCATGTAGCCCCTCGGGCAGCGGCAGCGCGAGATTGCCCGGCCGCGCGCCGGCGCGGGTCAGGATCAGGGTCTGGGTGTCGGTGAGTTTCGTCATGGCTGGCTCCGTGCATCGCCGCCGCAGGCTGCGGTCGGCTTCTACGGAGCGTTCGCCCGGCTTACGCGGCCCCACGGGGGCCACAGTCCGGGCTCACCCCGCATAATGCGGGGCTCAGCGGTCGGCGCAGACCAGCGCGTCAGGCGGCGTGCTCACCTTCGCCGAAAGCAAAATCGCTGATCTGCTTCAGCAGGTGGGCCTGATATTCGAGGCTGCCGACATCGCCCCAGTTCAACCGCTCCGGGTCTGCCCCGAAATGATCCTCGCTGAAGTCCTGCAGCCGGGCCAGCATCGCGTCGATTTCGGCCTTCTTCGCGATAAAGGCGGCAAGGGCGGCGTCATTGGTGCGGGCGGTTTGGCGGGTCATTTCGGTCTCCGGGAGTTGCGTTTCGTTGATGCAGCATCGCTCCGGGGCGTCCTGAAGTGTAGAGAATTCGGAGCAATAACAGTGCTTTCTGATGCACATCACCATCATCTTCGGTGGCACCTATGAAGGGCATGAGCGAACGGGCCTATGCGGCCCATGCGGGACTGTCGCGTGGGGCGATCCAGAAGGCGCGCAGGAGCGGCAGGCTGGTCTTGTTTGAGGACGGCTCCATCGACGCGGCGGCGTCGGACTCAAGGCGCGCGGCCACCACCGATCCCGATCAGCAGAACCGATCCAACGGTGGCACGGCGCGGCAGGCTGCGGCATCGGAAAGACCAACCCGGCCCGCCGACAGTCTCGCCGCCCCTTCGATCTCCGGTCCGGGCGACAGCTCCTCCTATCTGAAGGCCCGGACGGCGCTGACGGTCTATCAGGCGCAGGAGCGCCAGATCGCGATCCAGAAGAAGAAGGGCGTGCTGGTCGACCGGGCGCGGGCCGAGACGCTGGTCTTTCGCCTCGCCCGGCAGGAGCGCGATGCCTGGGTGACCTGGCCCGCGCGCGTCGCCGCGATCATGGCGGCGGAACTGTCGGCCGAGATGGAAAAGACCACCGGGGAAGCAGCGAGCATCGGCACCGGGGTGCTGCAGAGGGTGCTGGAAACCCATGTCCGAGACCAGCTTGCCGCCCTCGCCGACCTCAAGGTTTCTCTTGAAT from Paracoccus fistulariae carries:
- a CDS encoding toll/interleukin-1 receptor domain-containing protein, which encodes MNLATTAAQWPTPLATDGAKPSAGSRKSADLTHAAGMWMTPTARDHKDGATTLANTPVNGLLGRQVLTTPRAGSDTSDQRRTLNPLFVEALMGWPTGWTGSASVAMAWSPWLRRMRSELWRISCWRAGEMVGQMADVSPLPILADCGYARRMAENRDYDIALSFAGEERDYVDRVANLLKERGIKVFYDLFEEADLWGKDLYVHLSEVYHRRAQFTVMFISRAYADKLWTNHERKSAQARAFQEAQEYILPARFDDTEIPGVLPTVGYISLRNRSPEDFVSLVTKKLVSSGGSVPTELVRRDFSTLARAEASAGSKLSISVRDDEGTPIKGCNLTVQANNGTSIAAKTGDDGLAVFELKVRSDLPLNFHPAATGARLVFTPIGAG
- a CDS encoding IS3 family transposase (programmed frameshift), giving the protein MKRTRFTDEQIIGILAEHEAGAKCADLCRKHGMSEGTFYNWKAKFGGMTVSEAKRLKGLEDENAKLKKLLAEQMLDLAAMKDLVGKKVVGPAVKREAVAYLRAEHGLSERRACHIVGADRTMIRYRSRRAPDTALRGRLRDLANERRRFGYRRLFVLLRREGEPSGINRIYRLYREEGLTVRKRKARRKAVGTRAPILVEARPNARWSLDFVHDQFDCGRRFRVLNIVDDVTRECLAAIPDTSISGRRVARELAALIERRGKPGMIVSDNGTELTSNAILTFAADRDIEWHYIAPGKPMQNGFVESFNGRMRDELLNETMFRNLAHARIVIAAWAADYNTERPHSALDYQTPADYARTLTAAIARPAARDESSARRAIAQPAPIGVNTNRAPVAAG
- a CDS encoding DUF3489 domain-containing protein, translating into MTKLTDTQTLILTRAGARPGNLALPLPEGLHGAAANMAIGRMIKLGWIEEVEANLRRNEPLWRETGDGHGTTLIATEAGLDAIGIDPVVVRTMAGLRDAKPEAIAAAQRPGTKQAQLIAMLQTPEGATIAEIAEATGWQHHSIRGAISGSLKKKLGLTVTSERVERRGRVYILAGNVDAAIR